Below is a window of Streptomyces sp. WMMB303 DNA.
CCTCGTGGTGCGGGAAGGATTCTCGCCCATCGTGCCGCTCGGCACGGGCGCCGGACCGCTGGAGATATACGTCGGACTCCTCGCGCTGCTGCTCAATCTGACTGTCGCAGTGGCCGGGAGCGTCGCTCTCGAACGTCTCCGCGTCCCGCGCGGCGCCGACCTCACCGACCTGCCCCCGCGTCTGACCGTCAGGCGGCGCCCCGAGACGGGAGCGAACAACCCATGAGACACAGATCCGGCATCCCTGTGCCCGTGCCGCAGCCCGCAGTTCCAGCCGAGGCCCTCGCCCCCACGATCAACGACCCCGCCGACGAGGAGAGGGAGGCCGGTGTGGCTCGACTGTTCGAACTGCACTACACCCCGATGCTGCGACTCGCCGTACTGCTGGGAGCCGACGATCCGGAGAACGTGGTGGCCGAGGCGTACTACCAGATCTACCGCAGATGGCGGCGACTGCGGGACACTGCGGCGGCTGAGGCCTACCTGCGCTCCACGGTCTGCAACCTGACGCGGATGCGGATACGCCATCTGCAGATGGCACGCAAACACGCGGTGAGATCGCCCGACGAGATGGTCGCCTCGGCCGAGAGCACCGCGCTGCTGCGCGACGACCAGCGTGTGCTGATCGACACGCTGCGGCAGCTCCCGGCCCGGCAGCGTGAGGCGCTGGTGCTGCGGCACTGGCTCGGGCTGAAGGAGAGTGAGATCGCCGCTGCGATGGGAATCTCCGCCGGATCCGTCAAGACGCATACGGCGCGCGGTATCGGAGCGCTGACCCAGGCGATGGAGGCCCGGAAATGAACGACACCAGTCCCGACCGGACGGAGAGGGAACTGGGCGAGGCCCTGGCCGCGCTCGCGGACGGAGTGCGGGGGGCCCCCGACGCATACAGCACTGCGCGCGGCGACTGGCTGCGCCGCGAGCGTCGGCGCAGACTCGTCCTCGCCGCGCTCATCGCGGTCGTCTTCACCCTGGCCACGCTGATCGGCCTGTGGGTGCTGAACCGGACTCCCTCGGACCGGGGGGTCGTCTTTTCCGGTGCGGGGCCCACCAGCGGCGCTCTCGCGTCACTCCCGCGAACCCTTCCCGACTGCCTCGTGCCCTGCGCCTCAACCGGGTGACCGCTCGGCCGGTTCCGACGGCGGGGCGACTCCCCCATCAGGACGCCGCCTACGGCGCCGACCACACACCGTACGGACGCGGGGAATGCCTCGTCCGCCGAAGAGGTTCGCCGGGGCGGAACCGTCACTTCGATGTCCTGCTGTATTCGCGTAGTCGGCGAAGAATGGAGCCGCCGTATGCCGGGGAGACCTCGAACGAGACCGGCGGTGATCACGCCGGCCCGGGTGGTGATCGCCCTGTGTCTTATCGCCCCGTTCGTGGCGATGCTGTGGGTCGGCTCCTACGCCAGAACCGGCCCAGCCCTGATGGGCATCCCGTTCTTCTACTGGTACCAGCTGCTGTGGGTGCCGCTCTCCGCAGCGCTGACGATGATCGCCTACCAGCTGTGGCGGCGTGACCAGCGGGCACATCGCAGCGGGGGCGCCGCGGAGTGAAACGGGGGCAGTGGCGTCCGGAGTGTGCGTCGCGCTGCTTGCAACCGGGCCCGTCGAGGGGGTTCTCCGGCCGGGGCACAACGGTCGCCGGCCGGGACAGCGGGGCCTGTCCGTGACCTCATGCCCCGCCACCTGAAACTCGGGGAAATCTCCTGTCAACCGAATCGGAACCCCCGGCAACTCCTGAGCAGACCGCCGGGCGGCCGGCCCGCGGCATCCGAGCAGGAGGTCAGGGGGCACCGTTGGCAGACAGCGGGTACGGACTCACGCCGAGCCGGGCGTCGACCGACGGCTTCGAACAGGCGTGTGTGGCCGTGACGGGAGAGCTCCGCCACCGCCGCGGCACAGTCGCCGCCCAGGCGCAGCACCCCGTGGCCGGTACACCGCCGAGCCAGGCAGAGCGGGCGCAGGTGCCCGATTCCCCCCTCCGGTCGCCGGCCTCCCTCGGTCGAGGAGGACCACGCTCCACCGTCCACGCTGTCTGCCTGCCAGGTGCACATGCCGTGCAGGGCAACGGCTCAATTTCCCAGAACCCAGAGAGCGTCTCGCATGAACGCACTTCCGCTGCTGTTGATCGGCCTTGCGATATTCGCGGGCGGATACGTCTTCTACTCGAAATTCCTGGGCACCCGGGTCTACAAACTTGACGCGTCCTTCAAGACGCCAGCGCACGAACTGCAGGACGGCGTGGACTACGTCCCGACCAACAAGTTCGTGCTGTGGGGTCACCACTTCACCTCGGTCGCGGGGGCAGCGCCGATCGTCGGCCCCGCAGTCGCCGTGATCTGGGGCTGGGTGCCCGCCTTCCTGTGGGTCACCCTCGGCACGGTCTTCTTCGCGGGCATGCACGACCTGGGTGCTCTGTGGGCCTCGGCGCGCAACAAGGGCCGCTCGATGGGCACGCTCTCCGGCCGCTACATCGGCGCCCGGGGCGCGAACCTCTTCCTCGTCGTGATCTTCCTGCTGCTCCTGATGGTGATCGCGGCCTTCGCGGTGGTCATCAAGGACCTGCTGATCTCCACTCCCTCGGCGGTGATCCCCGCCTGGGGCGCGGTCGCGGTGGCACTGCTGGTCGGCCAGGCGGTCTACCGCTACAGGATGAGCCTCGGCCTGGTCACCGTGGTGGGGGTCGCGGCGCTCTACGGCCTGATCCTCCTCGGTGACGCCGTCCCCGTGGAACTGCCCGACCCGATCCTGGGCATGTCCCCGGCGACCTTCTGGATCGTCGCCCTCTTCGTCTACGCCGGCATAGCCTCCCTGTTGCCCGTGTGGGTGCTGCTCCAGCCGCGTGACTACATCAACGGCGTCCAGCTCTTCGTCGGGCTCGGCATCCTGTTCGTCGCAGTGCTGCTGAGCGCCCCGACGGTCGTCGCACCGGCCTTCAACGACGCCGTGCCCGCGGGCACCCCGGACCTTCTGCCGCTGCTCTTCGTGACCATCGCGTGCGGCGCGATCTCCGGCTTCCACGGCATGGTCTCCTCGGGCACCACCTCGAAGCAGTTGGACAAGGAGACCGACGCCCGCTTCGTCGGCTACTTCGGCGCGGTCGGCGAGGGCATGCTCGCACTCGGCGCGATCATCGCCGCCATCGCGGGCTACCGCACCATGGCCGACTGGAAGGCCGTCTACACCGCCTTCGGCGAGGGCGGCGTCGGGGCGTTCGTCGAGGGCGGCGGCGAGATCGTCAACAGCGGCCTGGGCCTGTCGGCTTCGCTGAGCTCGACGGTCCTGGCCACCATGGCGATCCTGTTCGC
It encodes the following:
- a CDS encoding sigma-70 family RNA polymerase sigma factor — translated: MRHRSGIPVPVPQPAVPAEALAPTINDPADEEREAGVARLFELHYTPMLRLAVLLGADDPENVVAEAYYQIYRRWRRLRDTAAAEAYLRSTVCNLTRMRIRHLQMARKHAVRSPDEMVASAESTALLRDDQRVLIDTLRQLPARQREALVLRHWLGLKESEIAAAMGISAGSVKTHTARGIGALTQAMEARK
- a CDS encoding carbon starvation protein A is translated as MNALPLLLIGLAIFAGGYVFYSKFLGTRVYKLDASFKTPAHELQDGVDYVPTNKFVLWGHHFTSVAGAAPIVGPAVAVIWGWVPAFLWVTLGTVFFAGMHDLGALWASARNKGRSMGTLSGRYIGARGANLFLVVIFLLLLMVIAAFAVVIKDLLISTPSAVIPAWGAVAVALLVGQAVYRYRMSLGLVTVVGVAALYGLILLGDAVPVELPDPILGMSPATFWIVALFVYAGIASLLPVWVLLQPRDYINGVQLFVGLGILFVAVLLSAPTVVAPAFNDAVPAGTPDLLPLLFVTIACGAISGFHGMVSSGTTSKQLDKETDARFVGYFGAVGEGMLALGAIIAAIAGYRTMADWKAVYTAFGEGGVGAFVEGGGEIVNSGLGLSASLSSTVLATMAILFAATTMDTGMRLLRFVVQEAGEVAKLKISNGVGTLIALAAGMGLTFSQGADGAGGLRIWPLFGTSNQLLASLTLSIVAVMLIRKRRNPAPALVPLAVVFVMAFWAALAQLGDLYDARDWLLLTIDVVIIVAAVWVAFEAIVAMRRASQEPPEAPDADMAEKSEVTG
- a CDS encoding DUF3311 domain-containing protein; the protein is MPGRPRTRPAVITPARVVIALCLIAPFVAMLWVGSYARTGPALMGIPFFYWYQLLWVPLSAALTMIAYQLWRRDQRAHRSGGAAE